The following are encoded in a window of Phocoena phocoena chromosome 2, mPhoPho1.1, whole genome shotgun sequence genomic DNA:
- the VRTN gene encoding vertnin, which translates to MTSREQLVQQVLQELQEAVESEGLEGLVGAALEAKQVLSSFALPTGREGGPGPQVLEVDSVALSLYPEDAPRNMLPLVCKGEGSLLFEAASMLLWGNAGLSLELRARTVVEMLLHRHYYLQGMIDSKVMLQAVRYSLCSEESPEMTSLPSTTLEAIFDADVKATCFPSSFSNVWHLYALASVLQRNIYSIYPLRNLKIRPYFNRVIRPRRCDHMPATLHIMWAGQPLTSQLFRHQYFAPVVGLEEVEAESASPGRAPTPTALAPLPPLAKTLELLNREPGLSYSHLGERYSITKSTFYRWRRQSQEHRQKVATRFSAKHFLQDSFHRGGVVPLQQFLQRFPEISRSTYYAWKHELLGSGACRALAPKEELTMEELEKLPEHQVAKGLGCSSSAMSSPGVVLMQRAKLYLEHCISLNTLVPYRCFKRRFPGISRSTYYNWRRKALRRNPSFKPAPALSVAGASQPASVGEEALLPWKSEAGEGAGKATGGGSPAPREFQPLRMPLSRWQRRLRRAARKQVLSGHLPFCRFRLRYPSLSPSTFWVWKSLARGWPRSLSKLQIQAPSLGKGGMKEAEEKREKEAGRNVTAAMAPPAGSLRVAASPGEDPGKALGGPSREGALQEGATAQGRPPSGSLSSHPVVAAAAGGRDGQVLVMDMLATTKFKAQAKLFLQKRFQSKSFPSYKEFSALFPLTARSTYYMWKRALYDGLTLVDG; encoded by the coding sequence ATGACATCCCGGGAGCAGCTGGTGCAGCAGGTGCTGCAGGAGCTGCAGGAGGCAGTGGAGTCCGAGGGCCTGGAGGGTCTCGTTGGTGCTGCTCTGGAGGCCAAGCAGGTCCTGTCTTCCTTCGCTCTCCCCACCGGCCGGGAGGGAGGCCCCGGCCCCCAGGTGCTGGAGGTGGACTCGGTGGCCCTGAGCCTGTACCCAGAGGATGCTCCCCGGAACATGTTGCCGCTGGTGTGCAAGGGCGAGGGCAGCCTGCTGTTCGAGGCGGCCAGCATGCTGCTGTGGGGCAACGCGGGCCTCAGCCTGGAGCTGCGGGCCCGCACGGTGGTGGAGATGCTGCTGCACCGGCACTACTACCTCCAGGGCATGATTGACTCCAAGGTGATGCTGCAGGCCGTGCGCTATTCCCTGTGCTCTGAGGAGTCCCCGGAGATGACCAGCCTGCCGTCCACCACGCTAGAGGCCATCTTTGATGCGGACGTCAAGGCCACCTGCTTTCCTAGCAGCTTCTCCAACGTGTGGCACTTGTACGCCCTCGCCTCCGTCCTTCAGCGCAACATCTACTCCATCTACCCCTTGCGCAACCTCAAGATCCGGCCATACTTTAACCGCGTCATCCGGCCCCGCCGCTGCGACCACATGCCCGCCACGCTGCACATCATGTGGGCCGGCCAGCCCCTCACCAGCCAGCTCTTCCGCCACCAGTACTTTGCCCCCgtggtggggctggaggaggtggaggctgAAAGTGCCAGCCCCGGCCGGGCCCCGACTCCCACTGCCCTGGCCCCGCTGCCCCCGCTCGCCAAGACCCTGGAGCTGCTTAACCGGGAACCTGGCCTCAGCTACTCCCACCTCGGTGAGCGCTACAGCATCACCAAGAGCACCTTCTACCGCTGGCGGCGGCAGTCCCAGGAGCACCGGCAGAAGGTGGCCACCCGCTTCTCGGCCAAGCACTTCCTGCAGGACAGCTTCCACCGCGGGGGTGTCGTGCCGCTGCAGCAGTTCCTCCAGAGGTTCCCCGAGATCTCCCGCTCCACCTATTATGCCTGGAAGCACGAGCTCTTGGGCTCTGGCGCCTGCCGTGCCCTGGCCCCCAAGGAGGAGCTGACCATGGAGGAGCTGGAGAAGCTGCCGGAGCACCAGGTTGCCAAGGGGCTGGGGTGCTCCTCGTCGGCCATGTCAAGCCCTGGAGTGGTCTTAATGCAGCGGGCCAAGTTGTACCTGGAGCACTGCATCTCCCTGAATACGCTGGTACCCTATCGCTGCTTCAAACGCAGGTTCCCCGGCATCTCCCGGTCCACCTACTACAATTGGCGCCGAAAGGCTCTCCGAAGAAACCCCAGCTTCAAGCCTGCACCAGCCCTCTCGGTAGCCGGGGCTTCCCAGCCAGCATCTGTTGGGGAAGAGGCCTTGCTCCCTTGGAAGAGTGAGGCAGGAGAAGGGGCAGGGAAAGCAACGGGTGGGGGATCACCTGCCCCCCGGGAGTTCCAACCCCTGAGGATGCCCCTGTCCCGTTGGCAGAGGCGCCTGCGCAGGGCAGCCCGCAAGCAGGTGCTCAGTGGGCACCTCCCTTTCTGTCGCTTCCGCCTCCGCTACCCGAGCCTGTCTCCCTCCACCTTTTGGGTCTGGAAGAGCCTTGCCCGGGGCTGGCCCAGAAGTCTGTCCAAGCTCCAGATACAGGCCCCCAGCTTGGGCAAAGGGGGCATGAAGGAAGCGGAGGAGAAACGGGAGAAAGAAGCTGGTAGGAATGTGACAGCTGCCATGGCCCCACCTGCAGGGAGCCTGCGGGTGGCGGCTTCTCCAGGAGAGGAtccagggaaggccctgggagGGCCTTCCAGAGAGGGGGCCCTGCAAGAGGGGGCCACGGCCCAGGGCCGGCCCCCCAGTGGGTCCCTGTCCAGCCACCCTGTGGTGGCAGCAGCGGCGGGTGGCAGGGACGGCCAGGTGCTGGTGATGGACATGCTCGCCACCACGAAGTTCAAGGCCCAGGCCAAGCTGTTCCTGCAGAAGCGCTTCCAGTCCAAGAGCTTCCCCTCCTACAAGGAGTTCAGTGCCCTCTTCCCCCTCACCGCCCGCTCTACCTACTACATGTGGAAGCGTGCCCTCTACGATGGCCTCACCCTGGTGGATGGCTGA